The Phaenicophaeus curvirostris isolate KB17595 unplaced genomic scaffold, BPBGC_Pcur_1.0 scaffold_51, whole genome shotgun sequence genome contains the following window.
ggacatgagGATCCTGGTCATGGGGCCAGGGGACAtgggcacagggaggacacagggacatgacACGGGGACACTTGCTGCAGGGACAGCGGACATGGGACACTCgtcatggggacagggaggacacagggacactcgacacagggacaggggacacggggacacaacACGGAGACATTCGCCACAGGcgacaggggacatggggacactcgtcatggggacaggggacatggggacgctCGCcccagggacaggggacatggggacacgacACAGGGACACTCGCTGCGGCGGGAcaagggacacggggacccgAAGGGGTGAGAGGGAAACCCAGAGGGacaaggagatggagatgggggggaCCCCGGGGCGGGGACaagggacatgagggacacggggaccccaggaggggacagggggacccCAGGAGGGGACACGAGGGACACGGGGGACCCCGCTCACCGGGCAGGCACTGGGTCATGATGGTGAAGCCGATCCAGGACCcgacctgggggggggggcagcacccACTGAGCTGcgctgtgaccccccccccagtgcctcccccaccccccaaaacctgccccCTACCCCTGAAACTGCCCCCTACTCCTGAAACTGCCCCCCCCGAAACTGCCCCCCTACCCCTGAaactgcccccccaccccccgaaACTGCCCCCCTACCCTCAAaactgccccccaccccccaaaaacctGCCCCCTacccccccaactgccccccccgccccttccccagcgcccccctccccaaataccccccagctgcccccccagccccttccccagtgcccccctccccaaatacccccccaactgcccccccagccccttcccccttgcccccctcccccaataccccccaactgcccccccagcccttccccggtgcccccctcccccaaatacccccccaactgcccccccagccccttcccccttgcccccctcccccaaatacccccccaactgcccccccagccccttcccccttgcccccctcccccaaatacccccccaactgcccccccagccccttcccccttgcccccctcccccaaatacccccccaactgccccccagccccttccccggtgccccccctcccccaaatacccccccaactgcccccccagccccttccccagtgcccccctccccaaatacccccccagctgccccccagccccttccccggtgcccccctcccccaaatacccccccagctgcccccccagccccttccccggTGCCTCCCTCCCCAAAtaccccccaactgcccccccagccccttccccggtgcccccctcccccaaatacccccccaactgcccccccagccccttcccagtgcccccctccccaaataccccccagctgcccccccagccccttcccggttgcccccctcccccaaatacccccccaactgcccccccagccccttccccaggtgcccccctcccccaaatacccccccgggcccccccgacccccccacCTCGTAGGTGTAGTTGGGGCAGGACACGAGCAGGAAGAGCCACGTGAACGGGTTCCGTGTCGGATACGGGATCTTCCGCGTCTTCGAGCCTGCGACAACCCCCCCGGTCACCCCCGGGTCCCCTCCCCGACCCCCCTGtgacacccccaccccccatatCCCCTCGCACCCCTTACGTCCCTTCtgtgtccccacgtccctcccttccccacgtgtccctgtgtcctccccatgtccccctgtgtgtccccccatgtccccctgtgtcccccccatccctgtgtccccccccatgtccccctgtgttcccccatgtccctgtgtccccccatgtcccttctgtgtcccctcatgtccccatgtcctcctatggcccctcctgtcccccctgtccctgtgtccccccatgtccctgtgtccccccatgtccctgtgtcccccctatgtccctgtgtccccctatattcccctctgtgtccccctcctgtccccccgtGTGCCTGTGTCCTCCCTGTCCTTGTGTCctctcctgtccccatgtcccctcctgtcccacaTCCctatgtccccccatgtccctgtgtccccctatgccccccctgtgtcccctcatgtccctcctGTGTCCCCTTCCGTGTCCCCCCCACTTGTCCCACtatgtcccctcatgtccccccgTCCTCCTAtcctccccatgtccctgtgtccccccgtgtcccctcctgtccccccgtgtccccccgtgtcccctcacccGCGGGGCGCAGGTTCCTCAGGGCCACGTGGATGGAGAAATTGCCGAGTTGGCAGAACTGGGGGCGTCAGAAATggggggctgagctgggggtgcacccagaacccccccccagtgccccccaggaccactgggacccctcccagtgccccccaggacccactgggacccccccagtgccccccagtcccactAGGacctcctcccagtgcccccccagtccaaCTAGGactccccccagtgccccccagtcccactgggacccccccagtgccccccagtcccactgggaccccccccagttccccccagcacccactgggacccccccagtgccccccagtcccactgggaccccccccagttccctcagtcccactgggacccccccccagttcccctcagtcctactgggacccccccccagtgccccccagtcccactGGGACCTCCCCcgcagtgccccccagtcctactggggacccccccccagtgccGCCCGCAgtcccactgggaccccccgTCCCCCCAGTTTCCCCTCAGTCctactgggaccccccccagtgccccccagtcccactGGGGACCCACCAGGAAGACGGCGAGCGCCAGCTTCACTTGGTCGTCACCCGTAAGCTGGGGACACGGCGGGGGGGGGGTTAGGGACAGCGAGACCCCcccaggggacacggggggacatggggggggcaggggacactggggggacaaggggggacatggggggggtcGGGGGACACGACAAGACATaggggggggtcaggggacacagggggacacgaggggacatggggggggtcaggggacacggggggggtgGCTGACgagctggggacagggctggggacaggaggTGACAATGGGGGTGACACGGGGGGGGACACTCACCGGGGGGGGTGTAGAGCGGGTGGTTGATGTAATAGGCCATCCAGGCAGCGAAACCCCAGTAGTAGGTGCAGTTCTGGGGGGGAGGGGACAAgcaggggggggttggggacactttggggacattggggacattgggggacacgggggggacaaCGGGGACGACCGCAGGTGACGTCGCAGCCATGtaggtgctgggggggggggtgtggaaATTGGGGTGcaaggaggggttggggggtgtgGGGATAGGGAGGGGGTGTCccgggggggttggggacagggaggggacacgttggggacacctgggggaCATGCTGGGGACACCGCAGGTGACGTCGCAGCCACGTAGGTGTTGGGGGGGGTGGAAattggggtgcaaggggggtttgggggcgtgggggacagggagggggtgtcccgggggggggggttggggacagggaggggacagtggggacactttggggacattgggggacacggggggggatGTCGCAGGTGCCGTCGCAACCACGAAGGCACTGGGGGGGGTGGAAATTGGGGTGCAAgggaggggttggggacagggagggggtgtcccggggggggttgggggacaAGGGAggggacccttggggacactggggacacctTGAAGATGTTGCGCAGGGGCATGGTGCCGTGCGAGAACCGGTGCACGAAGAGCGTCTCCAGCAGCCGCTTCACGTAGTGGAACGAGTGGCAGCAGCAGGCGAGGctgggggggggccgggggggtcacgggggggacgtggggacacggGAGGNNNNNNNNNNNNNNNNNNNNNNNNNNNNNNNNNNNNNNNNNNNNNNNNNNNNNNNNNNNNNNNNNNNNNNNNNNNNNNNNNNNNNNNNNNNNNNNNNNNNNNNNNNNNNNNNNNNNNNNNNNNNNNNNNNNNNNNNNNNNNNNNNNNNNNNNNNNNNNNNNNNNNNNNNNNNNNNNNNNNNNNNNNNNNNNNNNNNNNNNGGTGGGGGGCTGTtttggggctctgggggggttaTGCGGCTGGGGGGCTCTTTGGGGGGCTCTaagggttggggggggctctgtgtggggctgggggggggagcTGTGAGGTTGGGGGGCTgtttggggggccctgggggaggggcactggggctgggaggctctttggggggctctgagggagCTCACGGGGGGTTATGGGGTTGGGGAGctgtttgggggggctgtgaTATCTGTTCGGGGGGggcttatggggctggggggctgtttggggggctggggtgggggctATAGGTCCAAGGGGCTGTTTGGGGGGGTTTCGGCGGGGGGGTTATGAGGTTGGGGAGCTGTTTgaggggggctcgggggggggctttgggggtgtTATGAGGTTGGGGGGCTctttggggggggctgagggggattatgggtctgggggctgttttggggggcggggggtgggcTATGGGTCCAAGGGGCTGTTtgggggggttcggggggggttATGAGGTTGGGGGGctctttgggggggggggctgggggggattatgggtctggggggctgtTTTGGGGCTCTGAGGGGGCTGTTTGGGGGGGGCCTGAGGGGTCTCttgggggtgccccccccccccccccccccccaatgtTCGAGTTctgcccctgctgccccccccagccACCTGCGTGAACGACACCCACTGCTCGTGCCCCCCCGGGTTCCGcgccccccccggaccccccggCAGCGCGGGCCCCACAGAGCTGTGAcggtgaggggggggggaaaggggggggcagggggggtggggggacatggggggacacgtGGGGGGGTATTAGGGGGGTCAAAAGGGGGACACAGGGCCtggggggggagatgggggcactgggagattgggggggcaaatggggggGGTCATAGGGGCAATAAAGGGGGGGGTCCCCGAATTAGGGGGAGAGCATTGTGAGaatggggggggcacaggggatgggggggcactggggacgtggggggggttgcttggggacatggggggggtcagaggggatgggggggggtcctTGGGACacgggggggtcacaggggtgggggggcactgggggttgtggggggggggtccttggggacatgggggggggtcacaggggatgtggggggggtccttggggacacgggggggtcacaggggatgggggggcactggggttgtggggggggggggtccttggggacatggggggggtcacaggggatgtgggggggggtccttggggacacgggggggtcacaggggatgggggggcactggggttgtggggggggtgtccttggggacatgggggggcactgggttCACAGAGACTGGGGAGcccacggggggggggggtgtccccagggtttttgggggggtccatgtgtgacccccccacccccccagacATTAACGAGTGCCTGGAGGGTCCTTCCCCCTGCGGCCCCGGACAGAGCTGCAGCAACACCCCGGGGGGGTTCAGCTGCGACTGCAACCGGGGGGTACCGGCTcgcccccccccgggaccccccccccggGCACCGGGGACCCCCCGACTGAGTGTGTGGGTAAGggtcccccaaatccccctggatccccaaaaccaccccccctccaggaaccccaaaacccccctgacatccccccccagaccccttgaACCCCCCCCCAATGCGGGCAgggggaccccccagccccccgatggggacccccaaaacccaccccccccacccctttgcccccccccaccatggggggtggggtgggtctCTGGGTCGTGGGGGGgcagattttggggtccccccaagTGGATGTTGGGGTGTCGTCCCCCCCACTGATGGGGTCCCCCCCCCAGACATTGATGAGTGCAAGGAGCGGGGGTCGGGGCTCTGCAGGGGGGGCTTCATCTGCTTCAACACCCCCGGGGACTTCGAGTGCCACTGCCCCCCAGGCCACGTGGAGACCCCCAGCGCCTGCACCCGTGAGTCACCCCgaaaccctgcaccccaaaaccccctcaaaacccccaccccccaaaaccctgcaccccaaaaccccctgaaacccccaccccaaaaacctgcaccccaaaaccccctcaaaaaCCCCCACCCAAAaaacctgcaccccaaaaccccctcgaAACCCCCACATCCCAAAAGCCTGCACCCCGAAACCCCCTGaaacccccaccccaaaaaccctgcaccccaaaaccccctcaaaacccccaccccccaaaaccctgcaccccaaaaccccctcgaaacccccaccccaaaaccctgcaccccaaaacccccctgaaccccttCTCCCCAgaaccctgcaccccaaatcccttaTGGTGCCCCCACCATGTCTCCCCCCATCACCTTGGGGgtgccccccatctccccccccccATCACTTCGGGGGgtcccccccccatctcccatCACTTTCGGGGTGCCCCACCCATCACTTTACAGGTGCCCCCCCCCATCACTTTGGGGGTGCCCCCCTATATCCCCCCCCATCACTTTGGGGGTGCCCCCCCATATCTCCCCTCCATCACTTTGGGGGTGCCCCCCCATATCTCCCCCCCCATcacttttggggtgccccccccccatttctCACACCAGGAGGAAgtgtggggggggggaggggaagccCCAGCCCCGCCCGTTTCCTGTGTTTGTGGGTTCCCCCCCCCTCGCACGAGGACCCAGCgtcgcacacgcgtgtgcaaggGGTGTGGGGGGGCTCACCCCACTTTCTGACCCCCCCCAGCCGTGACGGTGCCCCCCGAACTCTGCGAGGATGAGaaggttggggggggtccccaaatctTGGAGGGGGTCACTGGGGTCCCCAAATTCGGGGGGGTTCCCCAAGTccttgggggggtccccaaatctTGGGTGGGGTCACTGGGGTCCCCAAATTCGAGGGGGTCCCCAAGTccttgggggggtccccaaattgggggggagggggcactgggggggattATGGGATCACTGGGGTCCCCAAGTGTGTGGGAGGAGTCACTTTGGGGGTTCCCCAAGTTACACTGAGGGGGTCCCCAAGTTCAGGGGGGAGTCAATGTggatgggggggacatggagtCATTGGGGTCCCCAAGTGAAactggggggggaccccaagtcGGGGAGGGGGCATGGGGAGGGTCCCCAAGTCCTGGGGTCCCTTTGGGGGGGTCCCGAGGATCTTGGGGGGCTGGTGCcacccccatttctccccccaGGGCGGCTGTGAGCTGGCTGAGACCCTCACCCACCTCTACGAGCAGCTGGGGGGGGGCGGCGACCCCCACCTCGTcctgcaggtttggggggggtcctgggagatttgggggggccGTGTGGGGATTTAAGGGGTCTCAggaagttgggggggggggcaggggggtcctgggaggtttagggggtccctgggattcttgggagttttggggggggtccctgggggatTTTAGGGGGTCTCAGTGAAGTTTGGGGGAGTCCtgagaggtttgggggggtccagggggctcctgggatttttgggggggtcccagggaggtttgcgggtgtccctgggtgtcctcagaggtttgggggggtcgtGGGGTGATTTAGGGGGTCTCagtgaggtttgggggtgccaTGGGGTCCCAGAGACTGGGGGGGTGTccttggggtggggggcacagggtcattttgggggggtccttggggTCTTGTGGGGGGGCTCTGAGTGTCCcagagttttggggggggggtcgcaggggtttgggggggtcctggggggtctgATGCCGGGGTgaccctccccccccccccaggatctCTTGGCCACCCTGGAGGGGCCGGTTGGGGGGTGCGGGgccgagcccccccccccggtgtCACCGCAGGGTGACAGCGCTGCTGGCGGCCACCGAGGGGCtggtggggggggcaggggggctgctGACCCCCCCCACGGCCACCAACGTCACCTCCAACGGATCTGGtacccccacacccccccctcCTTGTCACCTCCCCCCATGTCACCCCCCGTGTCACCCCCCATGTCACCCCCCATGTCACCCCCCATCTCACCCCCCATCTCACCCCCCATGTCACCCCCCATGTCACCTCCTCCCTTGTCAcccccccttgtcacccccccTTGTAAccccccttgtcacccccccATGTcaccccccccagtgtccccaagggGGGTTccgtgtcccccctgtcccccccacaGTGTCCCCAAGGGGGGTtccatgtcccccctgtcccccctcagtgtccccaaggGGGGTgacatgtccctgtcccccccagctctgttcctgtctgtgtttcggggtcccccccccggTCCCGTGCATCTGGGGGGGCCGGGGGTGCAGCTGGAGGTCCCCAAGGGGGGGGCCGGGGACAGCGGTAAGTGGGGGGGGGCATagggagatttgggggtcacccctggggggactgggggggttctggggtctctggggggggtcttggggggatttgggggtcaccaagggggctgaggggggacatgggggctggggggggcttggggggctcctggggtcttggggagggggggggcgcTAAGGGGGTcactggggctgagggggggtcagtggggggggtgtctctcgatttaggggtgctggggggtcagTGGGGGGAGTGTCTCTCGATTTAGGGGGGCtagggggtcagggggggtgTCTCTCTAtttaggggtgctgggggggtgtCTTTCGATTTAGGGGTTCTGGAGGGTCAGTGGGGGGTGTATCTCTGGATtcaggggtgctgggggtccggggggggtctcggggtgggttttggggtgcgggtCCCATGTCTCTCCCCCCCCCAGGGGTGTCGCTggtggctctgctgcagcatcGGGCGCTGGCGCTGGCGCTTTCGGGGGCCCCCCCCGTggattgggggggctggggggagctgcCCCCCCCCCGGCGCGGCGCCCGCCCCTCCTATCGCCTCCTGAGCCCCGTGGTCACCGTCCTCGTcaccccccccgcgcccccccgggccccccgaCATCACCCTCAGCTTCCAGCACCCCCCCCCGGTCAgtggggcaccccaaaacccgggggggggaccccagagAGGGAGGGGACACCCCAAAAGAGAGGGGGGGCCATAAAGGGGGAGGGGACACACCCCAGATTGGGGAGGGAGACCCCAAAGGTGGAGGGGGGGCCAtaaagggggagaggggaccccaaaatgagAGAGGGGACCCAAAATGGgaaggggggaccccaaaagggGGGGGTGTTTAACCCTAAAAGGGGAGAAGGCGGACGgcaaagaaggaggaggggaccCCTCAaaatgggggggacacacactaAAAAGGGGGGGGTATACCCCAAAATGGGGGGAGACCCtaaaaggggaaggggggacCCTAAAAACGGGGAGGGACCCTAAAAGGGGAGGGGTGGGAACCCCCTCAGGGCGATGAGGACCCCCTCAAAAGTGTTGGGGACCCCCCAAAGAGATCAGGGAGCCCCCGAAAGAGGTCGGGGACCCCTAAAAGAGATCAGGGAGCCCCCAAAAGAGGTCGGGGAGCCCTCGAAGAGATCAAGGAACCCCCAAAAGAGATCAGGGAACCCCCAAAAGAGGTCGGGGACCCCTCGAAGAGATCAAGGAACCCCCAAAAGAGATCGGGGACCCCTAAAAGAGATCAGGGCCCCCCAAAGggcccccctgaccccccccccgtgccccccaggacccccggCTCGGGGGGCGCGTGCTCTGCGCCTTCTGGCACCCCGAGTTGGGGCGCTGGGCGACCAGGGGGTGTCGGGCCCTGAACCCCCCGACCCCCCTCGGCACGACCTGCGTCTGCAACCACCTCACCAGCTTCGCCGTCCTGCTCGCCTTCTACGAGCTCCAGGTGACCCCAAAACCAcgctgggaccccaaaacccccccaggaccccaaaacccccccaggaccccaaaacccctccaggaccccaaaagcccctgggaccccaaaacccccagggacctcaaaccccccagggaccccaaaatcaccccagaATTCCCCCCCCGGGGCCCCAAAATCTCCtgggagccccccaaaccctcccccccagcacccccaaacaccccgaaaaaaaccccagggaccccaaaaatcccctgggaccccaaaaacccccagggacccccaaaaatcCCCTGGGATCCCAacccccaccccaggaccccaaaccaccccccaggaccccaaaaccccctgggaccacccccaaaatcccccctgaaccccaaaaattcCCCTGGGGCCCCCAAGTCCCCTGCTGCCCGGGGCCTCAAAACCCACCCCAGACCCCAaaccctcccaggacccccccaaacaccccccccGCCTTGGGACCCTGAACtgcccccctgggaccccaaatgCCCCCCCTCAGGACCTCAATTCCCCCCCgttgggaccccaaaacccctccagggcccccaaaacccctccaggcccccccaaaaccctacCTGgagcccccagaacccctccatggggaaactgaggcacggggcgGGGTCTGCACTGACCCctatggggaaactgaggcacggggggGTTCTCATGCGcggtgccccccccctccccaggatAACTGGGTGCTGGACGTGGTGACGCGGGTGAGTCTGGGGGTGTCGGTGGTGGCTCTGGGGGTGGCGGCCGCCACCTTCGCCCTGTGCCGCGCCCTGAAGGGGCTTCGCACGACGCTTCACCTGCACCTGAGCCTCAGCCTCCTGGTGGCACACGGCACCTTCCTGCTGGGCATCGACCGCACCGAGAGCCCGGTGAGGGGGGGGGCACTTGTGCAAGGGCGTGCAAgggcgggggggctggggagatGGCTTGCACGGAGCTGGCAGTGAAGGGGAGGGTGAGGGAGGCACTTGTGCAAGGGCGTGCGAGAGCCTGAAGGGGGtgggaggctggggagggggcttgCACGGAGCTGGCAGCccaggggagggcagggggggcTCTTGTGCAAGCGCGTGCGAGGGCCTGAAGGTGCTGATTGAGGGCAGAAGGCACTTGTGCAAGAGCATGTGAgggtggggggagctggggagggggcttgCACGGAGCTGGCAGCAacggggagggcgggggggcTCTTGTGCAAGAGCGTGCGAGGGCCTGAGGTGTTGATTGAGGGTAGGAGGGTACTTGTGCGAGGGATAATATGCTGGGAGGGGGCGTGCACGGAGCTGGCAGCAAAGGGGAGCGCTGGGGGGCGCTTGTGCAAGGCCGTCGTGCGAGCCCTCGTGCGCCGGCCTCGTGCAGGTGGCCTGCGCCGTGGTCGCGGGGCTCTTGCACTTTTCGTTCCTGGCCGCCTTCTGCTGGATGGGCCTGGAGGGGCTGCACCTCTACGTGCTCCTCGTGCGAGTGTTCGAGCCCTCGTGGCTGCGTGTGCGACACCTCCTCCTCGTGGGCTACGGAGTCCCCGCCCTCATCGTCGccatcgccgccgccgccttccCCGCCGGCTATGGCACCGACCGATAGTGAGTGCACGAGGCCCTCGCACAAGGATCCTGCACGAGCATCTCGCACGAGGCCCTCGTGCGAAGGCCCCATtggtgggggagggaggggtcCTCGTGCAAATCGTCGCTCATCcaagagggtttggggtttctCGTGCAAGAGCCCTCGTGCAAGGGGCTCGTCCTCGTGCAAGGGGCTCGTCCTCGTGCGAGAAGCCCTCCTGCAGCCAGCGAGCTGCGTGGatcctcccagtgctcccagttccctcccagtgctcccagcttGCCCTCTAGCCctgcccagtgctcccagtccctcccagttcccccccaaaccccctcccagggctcccccagcccttccccagtgctcccagtccctcccagtccctcccagtccctcccagtgctcccagtttcccccttccccagctgctggCTCTCCCTCGACCGAGGTTTCCGCTGGAGCTTCCAGGGCCCCGTCTGCCTCGTCATCGCGGTGAgacccccgtgtccctcccagtgtccccccatcACTCCCAGTGTATCTCCAGTGTCACCCTCTGTGTCCCCAGCGTCATTCCCAGTATCACCAGTGTCTCCGCAGTGTCCCCCCTCTCACCTCCAGTATCCCCAATGTcactcccagtatccccagtgcccccccaatGTCACCCTGTGTCCCCAATGTcactcccagtgtccccagtttCACTCCTAgtatccccagtgtccccccagtatcccccagtgtcactccctgtgtccccagttTCACTCCTAgtatccccagtgtccccccagtatcccccagtgtcACCCCTGTCACCCTCTGTGTCCCCAATGTCACTCCCAGTATTTCCAGTGTcactcccagtatccccagtgtcACTGTGTCCCCAATGTcactcccagtatccccagtgtccccccagtgtcacctcctctatccccagtgcctccccagtgTCACTCTgtgtccccagtatcccccagtgtcAC
Protein-coding sequences here:
- the LOC138734009 gene encoding LOW QUALITY PROTEIN: very-long-chain enoyl-CoA reductase-like (The sequence of the model RefSeq protein was modified relative to this genomic sequence to represent the inferred CDS: deleted 3 bases in 3 codons) translates to MSPHPPCPPLSPPPHRHSSVGPALPGGPGGARNPGGHEHLACCCHSFHYVKRLLETLFVHRFSHGTMPLRNIFKNCTYYWGFAAWMAYYINHPLYTPPVTGDDQVKLALAVFLFCQLGNFSIHVALRNLRPAGSKTRKIPYPTRNPFTWLFLLVSCPNYTYEVGSWIGFTIMTQCLPVALFSLVGFVQMAIWAQGKHRSYRREFREYPALRRPIVPFLL
- the LOC138733992 gene encoding DNA-directed RNA polymerase II subunit RPB1-like, with the protein product RVPPSVPPSLPVYLQCHPLCPQRHSQYHQCLRSVPPLTSSIPNVTPSIPSAPPMSPCVPNVTPSVPSFTPSIPSVPPVSPSVTPCVPSFTPSIPSVPPVSPSVTPVTLCVPNVTPSISSVTPSIPSVTVSPMSLPVSPVSPQCHLLYPQCLPSVTLCPQYPPVIPSVTPCVPSVTPSIPSVTPCVPSVTPSIPSAPQCHPLYPQHPPVSSLCP